A single window of Verrucomicrobiia bacterium DNA harbors:
- a CDS encoding metal ABC transporter ATP-binding protein → MSAPCCQSQGTVPVEVRDVHVSFDGQPVLRGVTFQIPHGQLVALIGPNGSGKTTLLRCLLGLQKVSSGEIKLFGQTDVRKALPRIGYVPQRLALDRSFILSVREFLALRLRKTGNWFWQSHKKTDELIHSTLADIGVAPLFDRPLAQLSGGQLQRVLIAFSLLTRPELLLLDEPTAGVDTPGEQSFYELIAGIQRRHHLTVVLVSHDLSMVYRHAAHVYALNGVICCEGTPEEVLNAESLKQAYGIHVAPYEHHHHHVH, encoded by the coding sequence ATGAGCGCGCCTTGCTGCCAATCGCAGGGCACGGTTCCGGTGGAGGTGCGCGATGTGCATGTCTCATTCGACGGCCAGCCGGTGCTGCGTGGCGTGACGTTCCAGATTCCACACGGCCAGTTGGTCGCGCTGATCGGGCCAAACGGCTCCGGCAAAACCACGCTGCTGCGCTGCTTGCTCGGACTGCAAAAAGTTTCTTCCGGCGAAATAAAATTGTTCGGCCAGACCGACGTTCGCAAAGCGCTGCCGCGAATCGGTTATGTCCCGCAACGCCTCGCGCTCGACCGCAGTTTTATTTTAAGTGTCCGTGAATTTCTCGCGCTGCGTTTGCGCAAGACCGGCAACTGGTTTTGGCAATCGCACAAAAAAACCGACGAGTTGATCCACTCGACCTTGGCGGACATCGGCGTGGCTCCGCTGTTCGACCGTCCGCTCGCGCAACTTTCCGGCGGCCAGTTACAACGTGTGCTCATCGCATTCAGTTTGCTCACGCGGCCGGAATTATTGCTGCTCGATGAACCGACCGCGGGAGTGGACACGCCGGGCGAACAAAGTTTTTACGAACTCATCGCGGGCATTCAGCGGCGGCATCATCTTACGGTCGTGCTGGTCTCGCATGATTTGTCCATGGTGTATCGCCACGCCGCGCACGTGTATGCGCTCAACGGCGTGATCTGCTGCGAAGGCACGCCCGAGGAAGTGCTGAACGCGGAATCGCTCAAGCAGGCGTATGGCATTCACGTCGCGCCGTACGAACATCACCATCATCATGTTCACTGA
- the rpmG gene encoding 50S ribosomal protein L33 produces MARETVTIECTEARKEGKSPSRYVTSRNKKLKTEKIEIKKYNPALRRHTVHREIK; encoded by the coding sequence ATGGCCCGAGAAACTGTAACTATCGAATGCACCGAAGCGCGCAAGGAAGGCAAGTCGCCCTCCCGCTACGTGACCAGTCGCAATAAAAAATTGAAGACTGAGAAAATCGAAATCAAAAAATACAATCCCGCCCTGCGCCGCCATACGGTGCATCGCGAGATCAAATAA
- a CDS encoding histidine phosphatase family protein produces the protein MSEPTQLFLLRHAEVETRYHRIFGGRIDMNISDRGHEQAAALAKYLKAKSFDAIYASPMKRVQQTLAPFAAGRAPAPVTLEGLREVNFGDWTGLSWEQVKEKFGISAFQWLAQLDRAAIPNAESGAMFRERVEPCVQQILRAHVGQKVAVVCHGGTIRMILSVLLAMPFVQTSAFEIEYASLTQVRCAPDKSEIQLLNFTPWRDLP, from the coding sequence ATGAGCGAGCCGACCCAGCTTTTTCTTCTGCGTCACGCGGAAGTCGAGACGCGTTACCATCGCATCTTCGGCGGACGCATTGACATGAATATTTCCGACCGCGGCCACGAACAGGCGGCGGCGCTCGCAAAATATCTCAAGGCAAAATCTTTCGACGCCATTTACGCAAGCCCGATGAAACGTGTGCAGCAAACGCTCGCGCCGTTCGCGGCCGGGCGCGCACCGGCTCCCGTCACTCTCGAAGGTTTGCGCGAGGTTAATTTTGGCGATTGGACGGGCTTGAGTTGGGAACAGGTGAAGGAGAAATTTGGCATCAGCGCTTTTCAATGGCTCGCGCAACTCGATCGCGCGGCGATTCCCAATGCCGAGTCAGGCGCGATGTTTCGCGAACGCGTCGAGCCGTGCGTGCAGCAAATCCTTCGCGCGCACGTTGGACAAAAGGTCGCGGTGGTTTGCCACGGCGGAACGATCCGCATGATTTTGTCGGTACTGCTGGCGATGCCGTTCGTGCAGACCTCGGCGTTTGAAATCGAATACGCAAGTCTCACCCAGGTTCGTTGCGCGCCGGATAAGTCGGAAATCCAACTGCTGAATTTCACGCCGTGGCGTGATTTGCCATGA
- a CDS encoding lactate racemase domain-containing protein gives MHHTISQSAPAGGSVTVGQVADVLAQACPAKNYRGRKVLVIVPDGTRTAPVGLLFQTLFRQIGPVTGAFDILIALGTHQPMSEAAICQRLEITEEERRSTYAQVKFHNHAWNNPAALQQIGTIPASEISQLTDGLFAMDVAVEINRLVFDYDQIIIVGPVFPHEVVGFSGGNKYLFPGVGGPEILNFFHWLGAVVTNPMIIGTKWTPVRKVVDRAGAMVKVDKLCFCLVVDPEKRLAGLVAGTPESAWDQASELSRQTHITYKDRPFHTILSCAPKMYDEIWTAGKCMYKLEPVLADGGELIIYAPHITEVCVSHGNTINEVGYHCRDYFLKQWDKFKHYPWGVLAHSTHVRGIGTYENGVEHCRAKVTLATQIPREQCEAINLGYRDPATIDIESFANREDEGVLLVRKAGETLYQLKNPPKWAGGHNA, from the coding sequence GTGCATCATACTATTTCTCAATCCGCGCCGGCGGGTGGCAGTGTCACCGTTGGGCAGGTGGCCGATGTTCTCGCACAAGCGTGTCCGGCGAAAAATTATCGCGGGCGCAAAGTCCTCGTCATCGTTCCCGACGGCACGCGCACCGCGCCGGTGGGTTTGCTGTTTCAAACGCTCTTTCGCCAGATCGGGCCGGTCACCGGGGCGTTCGATATTCTGATCGCGCTCGGCACGCATCAGCCGATGTCGGAGGCGGCGATTTGCCAGCGGCTGGAAATCACTGAGGAAGAGCGCCGCTCGACTTACGCGCAAGTCAAATTTCACAATCACGCGTGGAACAATCCCGCCGCGCTCCAACAGATCGGCACCATTCCCGCGTCCGAAATTTCCCAACTGACTGATGGCTTGTTCGCGATGGATGTGGCGGTGGAGATCAACCGGCTCGTTTTTGATTACGACCAGATCATCATCGTCGGCCCGGTGTTTCCGCACGAAGTTGTCGGTTTCTCCGGCGGCAATAAATATTTATTTCCCGGCGTCGGCGGTCCTGAGATTTTGAATTTTTTCCACTGGCTTGGCGCCGTCGTGACGAATCCCATGATCATCGGCACCAAATGGACGCCGGTGCGCAAGGTGGTTGATCGAGCCGGGGCGATGGTGAAGGTGGACAAACTTTGTTTTTGCCTGGTGGTTGATCCCGAGAAACGCCTGGCGGGATTGGTCGCCGGAACTCCGGAAAGCGCGTGGGACCAGGCGAGCGAACTTTCCCGCCAGACGCATATCACTTATAAAGACCGTCCGTTTCATACCATCCTGTCGTGCGCGCCGAAGATGTATGACGAAATTTGGACGGCGGGAAAGTGCATGTATAAATTGGAGCCGGTGCTTGCCGACGGCGGCGAACTGATCATCTACGCGCCGCACATCACCGAAGTTTGCGTGAGCCACGGCAACACGATCAACGAGGTCGGCTACCATTGCCGCGATTATTTTTTGAAGCAATGGGACAAGTTCAAACATTACCCGTGGGGCGTGCTGGCGCATTCCACCCACGTGCGCGGCATTGGCACGTATGAGAATGGCGTCGAACATTGCCGCGCGAAGGTGACGCTTGCCACGCAAATTCCGCGCGAGCAATGCGAAGCCATCAATCTGGGCTATCGCGATCCCGCGACGATAGACATCGAGTCCTTCGCGAATCGCGAAGATGAAGGCGTGTTGCTCGTGCGCAAGGCGGGCGAGACGCTTTATCAACTCAAGAATCCGCCGAAATGGGCGGGTGGCCACAATGCGTAA
- the rph gene encoding ribonuclease PH yields the protein MIETLASVAPPLRVDGRLPNQLRPLRFQNHVAPYATGSTLVEWGDTRVICGVTVEETVPRWMKEQNVLGGWITAEYSMLPYSTLQRKQRDISKGKIDGRSQEIQRLIGRAMRAAIDLEKIGSRTIWVDCDVLQADGGTRTAAITGAYVALSLAVKKLQADGKLKENPLLHGVAAVSVGIVDQRPLLDLCYVEDAAAAVDLNMVMNAAGEFIELQGTGEEATFSETQLAALLSLGKAGIRELLAAQQAALA from the coding sequence ATGATTGAAACTTTAGCCAGCGTTGCTCCGCCGTTGCGGGTGGATGGCCGGTTGCCGAACCAGCTTCGCCCGCTGCGTTTTCAGAATCATGTGGCGCCGTACGCCACCGGTTCGACACTGGTGGAATGGGGCGATACGCGGGTGATTTGCGGCGTGACCGTGGAGGAAACCGTGCCGCGTTGGATGAAGGAACAGAATGTCCTCGGCGGCTGGATCACAGCGGAATATTCCATGCTTCCCTACTCCACGCTGCAACGCAAACAACGTGATATTTCCAAGGGCAAGATTGACGGACGTTCACAGGAAATCCAGCGTTTGATCGGCCGGGCGATGCGCGCCGCGATTGACCTGGAGAAGATCGGTTCGCGCACGATCTGGGTGGATTGCGATGTCCTTCAGGCGGATGGCGGCACGCGCACGGCAGCGATCACGGGCGCGTACGTGGCGCTTTCGCTCGCGGTGAAAAAATTACAGGCCGATGGCAAGTTGAAGGAGAATCCCCTGTTGCATGGCGTCGCGGCGGTGAGCGTAGGCATCGTTGATCAACGGCCTTTGCTGGATCTTTGTTATGTGGAAGACGCGGCCGCGGCGGTGGACCTGAACATGGTGATGAATGCGGCGGGCGAATTCATCGAGTTGCAGGGCACCGGCGAGGAAGCCACTTTCAGCGAGACTCAACTGGCGGCGTTGCTGTCGCTGGGCAAGGCGGGCATCCGCGAATTGCTCGCGGCGCAACAGGCGGCGCTGGCTTAG
- a CDS encoding SDR family NAD(P)-dependent oxidoreductase: MNLFDLSGETAIVIGATGALGGAIAEGLGQAGAKIAVLGRNAQRGEACVKRIQSAGGNARFFTADAVSRDSLRQAHQEVQKAFGAPSILVNAAGGNDPKVTVTGERTFDQIAVADWQANFDLNLIGGVLLPCQEFGPGMVSRGKGSIINIGSVSAGVPLSRVVAYSAAKAAVISLTQFLAREWATKNVRVNAITPGFFPAEQNRRLLFNEDGTPTARAASILGHTPMARFGKSEELIGAAIFLASHKASSFVTGTDVRVDGGYLAQTI, encoded by the coding sequence ATGAACTTATTTGATCTCTCAGGCGAAACCGCGATTGTCATTGGCGCGACCGGCGCATTGGGCGGCGCCATTGCTGAAGGACTCGGCCAGGCGGGCGCGAAAATTGCGGTGCTCGGCCGCAATGCCCAGCGCGGCGAAGCCTGTGTCAAACGCATTCAGTCCGCTGGTGGTAACGCGCGCTTCTTCACCGCCGACGCCGTCTCGCGCGACAGCCTTCGCCAAGCGCATCAGGAAGTTCAAAAAGCTTTTGGCGCACCTTCCATTCTCGTCAACGCCGCCGGGGGCAATGATCCCAAGGTCACCGTCACTGGCGAACGTACTTTCGACCAGATCGCCGTGGCCGATTGGCAGGCGAATTTCGATTTGAACCTGATCGGCGGCGTGCTGTTGCCGTGCCAGGAGTTCGGGCCCGGCATGGTCAGCCGGGGCAAAGGCAGCATCATCAACATCGGCAGTGTCTCGGCGGGTGTGCCGCTCTCGCGCGTCGTCGCGTACTCGGCGGCGAAAGCAGCGGTCATCAGCCTCACGCAATTTCTCGCGCGCGAATGGGCCACCAAAAATGTGCGCGTGAACGCCATCACGCCCGGCTTTTTTCCCGCAGAACAAAATCGTCGCCTGCTGTTCAATGAAGACGGCACGCCCACCGCTCGCGCCGCGTCCATCCTCGGCCACACACCGATGGCGCGCTTTGGCAAATCGGAAGAACTCATCGGCGCCGCGATTTTTTTGGCCAGTCACAAGGCGAGCAGTTTCGTCACTGGCACGGACGTGCGCGTGGATGGCGGGTATCTTGCGCAGACGATCTAA
- a CDS encoding 50S ribosomal protein L11 methyltransferase, which translates to MKRESLWEISVTTSLEAEEAVVETLANFFGKSSSIYTNEETKVTVVSVFCTKREEWTPRKRSALAARLKLIASTGLDIGVGKISMRRVAKEDWSESWKRHFKPIEIGSRLLIKPSWIKRAAKKNQAVVVLDPGLSFGTGNHPTTAFCLHELAINREPKSAQSFWDLGTGSGILAIAAAKLGYAPVRAVDFDPEAVRVARENARQNGVLQKIKIEREDLTQIRQTSRDKYAFICANLISNLLIAEKVRIVNRLQTSGRLVLAGILKEEFSQVQIAFEKCGLKLVSYKIDGEWCSGAFIFSS; encoded by the coding sequence ATGAAACGGGAATCGCTCTGGGAGATCTCCGTGACCACTTCGCTCGAAGCGGAAGAGGCGGTGGTTGAAACGCTCGCAAATTTTTTCGGCAAATCGTCGTCCATTTACACGAACGAAGAAACGAAGGTGACGGTGGTTTCAGTTTTTTGCACGAAGCGCGAAGAATGGACTCCGCGCAAACGGTCGGCGCTCGCCGCCAGGTTGAAGCTGATCGCGAGTACCGGATTAGATATTGGCGTGGGAAAAATTTCTATGCGCCGCGTCGCGAAAGAAGATTGGTCGGAATCATGGAAACGCCATTTCAAGCCGATTGAAATTGGTTCGCGGCTCTTGATCAAACCGAGTTGGATCAAACGCGCGGCCAAAAAAAACCAGGCGGTGGTTGTGCTCGATCCGGGGTTGAGCTTCGGCACGGGCAATCATCCGACGACGGCTTTTTGTTTGCACGAACTGGCGATAAATCGCGAACCGAAAAGCGCGCAGTCATTTTGGGACCTCGGCACGGGTTCGGGCATTTTGGCGATTGCAGCGGCGAAGCTCGGTTATGCTCCGGTTCGCGCGGTGGATTTTGATCCCGAAGCGGTTCGCGTGGCGCGGGAAAACGCGCGGCAAAATGGCGTGCTTCAAAAAATAAAGATCGAGCGCGAAGATCTCACTCAGATCCGGCAGACGAGCCGCGATAAATACGCTTTCATTTGTGCGAATCTGATTTCAAATCTGCTGATCGCGGAGAAAGTTCGCATCGTAAATCGTTTACAAACAAGCGGGCGGCTGGTGCTGGCGGGAATTTTGAAGGAGGAATTTTCGCAAGTGCAAATCGCGTTTGAGAAATGCGGATTGAAACTGGTAAGTTACAAAATTGACGGCGAGTGGTGCTCCGGCGCATTTATTTTTTCAAGCTAG
- a CDS encoding DUF3185 family protein encodes MAFLVGGIALLVAGYNSAQSTSSILHHIFTGSHSSRTIWMSVSGLIATVAGIFGLSGSSK; translated from the coding sequence ATGGCATTTTTGGTGGGCGGCATCGCCTTGCTCGTGGCTGGATATAATTCGGCGCAATCCACCAGTTCCATTCTTCATCATATCTTCACCGGTTCGCACAGCAGCCGCACGATTTGGATGAGCGTCTCCGGCCTCATCGCCACCGTCGCCGGAATCTTCGGACTCTCCGGCAGTTCAAAATAA
- the rpsR gene encoding 30S ribosomal protein S18: MPRKTNTDKEKRGGRGRSSTGEMRTPRPKPKIDFTVDALDFKNTNLLKQFVTDQGRILPRKYTGLPAHYQRQLNRSIKRARQMLLMK; encoded by the coding sequence ATGCCACGCAAAACGAATACGGATAAAGAAAAACGCGGCGGCCGCGGCCGCTCCAGCACTGGCGAGATGCGCACGCCGCGCCCGAAGCCGAAGATTGACTTCACGGTGGACGCGCTGGACTTCAAGAATACGAACCTGCTCAAGCAGTTCGTGACCGACCAGGGCCGCATCCTCCCGCGCAAGTACACCGGTTTGCCGGCGCATTATCAGCGCCAGTTGAACCGCTCGATCAAGCGCGCGCGCCAGATGCTGCTGATGAAGTAA
- a CDS encoding Fur family transcriptional regulator — MKGHAHAHHQAAEMPALTERLRKKSRKITGARQAILEILRRHPHPMSNKEIFAALPKKDCDLATVYRSMHLLEGMKMVKRFDLGDGVARFELLAEGDDGHHHHLVCTRCSAVVEIDECFTRELEEKIADRHGFKAITHKLEFFGTCPACQ, encoded by the coding sequence ATGAAAGGCCACGCTCACGCTCATCATCAAGCGGCGGAGATGCCCGCGCTCACGGAACGCTTGCGCAAAAAATCCCGCAAGATCACCGGCGCACGCCAGGCGATTTTGGAAATTCTCCGCCGGCATCCGCACCCGATGTCCAACAAGGAAATTTTCGCCGCGTTGCCGAAAAAAGATTGCGACCTCGCGACGGTCTATCGCTCCATGCACTTGCTTGAGGGGATGAAAATGGTGAAGCGCTTTGACTTGGGAGACGGAGTCGCGCGCTTCGAGTTGCTCGCCGAAGGAGACGACGGACATCATCATCACCTGGTTTGCACCCGGTGTTCGGCGGTCGTCGAAATTGACGAATGTTTTACCCGCGAACTGGAGGAAAAAATCGCGGACCGGCACGGCTTCAAAGCCATCACTCACAAACTGGAATTTTTCGGAACCTGTCCAGCATGCCAGTGA
- a CDS encoding zinc ABC transporter substrate-binding protein, whose amino-acid sequence MKHWHFICLLGALFGFNSPDAQAQLLGHRLHVVTSFPPLYCFAANIAGNVATVDNLLPPGAEPHDFQFSPREMREVQSADVVVVNGLGLESWLTHVMNTMSNPRSVIVATTGLSEADLIPFAPNLEDPMMTREVSTNFNPHTWLDPQLAEQAVANILVAMQHVDPANAAAYATNAAAYITRLQRLDTDMQHELAPFKDQAMVTYHDAFPYLARRYGLKIAGVVERVPEVEPSPRYLEALHRAIEKYHVKVVFGEAQGSQKLVTQIGADYHVTVGQLDTLETCPLSRDAYENGMRANLVALETHLK is encoded by the coding sequence GTGAAGCACTGGCATTTTATCTGTCTGCTGGGCGCGTTGTTCGGGTTTAATTCTCCGGACGCACAGGCGCAACTTTTGGGGCATCGCCTCCACGTCGTCACCAGTTTTCCGCCACTCTATTGTTTCGCGGCGAATATCGCCGGGAATGTGGCCACGGTGGATAATCTTCTTCCGCCCGGCGCTGAGCCGCACGACTTCCAATTTTCTCCGCGCGAGATGCGCGAGGTCCAGTCCGCGGACGTCGTGGTGGTGAATGGCCTCGGCCTCGAGTCGTGGTTGACGCACGTGATGAACACAATGTCGAATCCGCGAAGCGTTATTGTGGCGACGACGGGTTTGTCGGAAGCTGATTTGATCCCATTCGCGCCCAATTTGGAGGATCCGATGATGACGCGCGAGGTTTCCACGAATTTCAATCCGCACACATGGCTCGACCCGCAACTCGCTGAGCAAGCGGTCGCGAATATTCTTGTCGCGATGCAGCACGTGGATCCCGCGAACGCCGCCGCCTACGCCACGAATGCCGCCGCGTACATCACGCGCTTGCAAAGACTCGATACTGATATGCAGCATGAACTCGCGCCGTTCAAGGACCAGGCGATGGTGACGTATCACGATGCGTTTCCGTATCTCGCGCGGCGTTATGGATTGAAGATCGCGGGCGTCGTCGAGCGCGTGCCCGAGGTTGAGCCTTCGCCGAGATATTTGGAAGCGCTGCATCGCGCGATTGAAAAATATCATGTGAAAGTTGTTTTCGGAGAGGCCCAGGGTTCGCAAAAGTTGGTGACGCAAATCGGCGCGGATTATCACGTCACCGTCGGCCAACTCGATACTCTCGAAACGTGTCCGTTGAGTCGCGACGCTTATGAAAACGGCATGCGCGCGAACCTTGTGGCGTTGGAGACGCATCTGAAATGA
- a CDS encoding metal ABC transporter permease produces the protein MAFTSRRTNITIIMFTDPFMQRALLAALFLAPLCALLGVFVVARRMAFFSDTVSHSALAGVALGFWFGFVDPTLTMIGFSIIIAAAMIWLKENTELLTDTIMALLLSGSVALGVTILSLLKSGNYQSELNRYLFGDIVAIGWEDVWTGAGLLAIVGVGIFWQLSSLTLLAAQEDMAHVCGVPVKRLNYVFVFVLTLTVAMSIRLLGIILVTSLIVIPPAAARNLSRNLRQHVLLSVLIGLIGGISGTLLSYQLDVPCGSAIVLTSIAIFLLTLIAGRFLPEKTFKPAPR, from the coding sequence ATGGCATTCACGTCGCGCCGTACGAACATCACCATCATCATGTTCACTGATCCGTTCATGCAGCGCGCGCTGCTCGCGGCGCTTTTTCTCGCCCCGTTGTGCGCGCTGCTCGGGGTGTTCGTCGTCGCGCGGCGCATGGCATTTTTCAGCGACACGGTTTCGCACTCCGCGCTGGCGGGTGTCGCGCTCGGATTTTGGTTTGGGTTCGTTGACCCAACGCTGACGATGATCGGCTTCAGCATCATCATCGCCGCCGCGATGATTTGGCTGAAGGAGAATACGGAGTTGCTGACGGACACTATCATGGCGCTGTTGTTGTCTGGTTCGGTCGCGCTTGGCGTCACGATTTTGAGCCTGTTGAAAAGTGGCAATTACCAGAGCGAACTCAATCGCTATCTGTTCGGCGATATCGTGGCGATTGGCTGGGAGGACGTGTGGACCGGCGCGGGTCTGCTGGCGATTGTGGGCGTTGGAATATTTTGGCAACTGAGTTCGCTCACGTTGCTCGCCGCGCAGGAAGATATGGCGCACGTTTGCGGCGTGCCGGTGAAACGCTTGAATTATGTTTTTGTGTTCGTGCTCACGCTAACGGTGGCGATGAGCATTCGCTTGCTGGGAATTATTTTGGTGACGTCGCTCATCGTAATCCCACCCGCGGCTGCGCGAAATCTCAGCCGGAATTTACGGCAACACGTTTTATTGAGTGTGCTGATCGGACTGATCGGTGGGATAAGCGGCACGTTGCTGTCGTATCAACTCGACGTTCCTTGCGGCTCGGCGATTGTGCTGACTTCCATCGCGATTTTTCTGCTGACGCTGATTGCGGGACGATTTTTGCCCGAAAAAACTTTCAAACCCGCGCCACGATGA
- a CDS encoding DHHA1 domain-containing protein yields the protein MSILPRPEVILTHESDLDGLVAGVLLQRLAQKLFGDKVRLEAFHYNNWKQRELREKSAWVTDLNFEARLDKPNWVVIDHHTTEAPAKNAHLIHDLGKSAGLLCYELCKEHGLGSPALDRLVHLNNVSDLFLENDPDFEMANDYANLVKVYQFWNLHSLIKGRLEDLLDHPLLEVMAVKRRVENPMGFAWSRDNVTELSPTIGYVDTIIGNNNLIVHQLLEEKATPYPVLLTLFRRTNGVVIVSLRSRNGEALKIAEKLQGGGHANACGATLPKSVRNIPDALVYLRETLNPKKDERLNSLESLFDSMGR from the coding sequence ATGTCTATTTTGCCGAGACCGGAAGTGATTTTGACCCATGAGAGCGATCTCGATGGGTTGGTGGCGGGCGTGTTGTTGCAACGCCTGGCGCAGAAACTTTTTGGCGACAAGGTCCGGCTCGAAGCGTTCCATTATAATAATTGGAAACAACGCGAGTTGCGCGAAAAGTCGGCGTGGGTCACCGATCTGAATTTCGAGGCGCGCCTCGACAAGCCGAACTGGGTGGTGATTGACCATCACACGACGGAAGCGCCGGCCAAAAACGCGCATTTGATTCATGACTTGGGCAAGTCGGCGGGGTTGTTGTGCTACGAATTGTGCAAGGAGCACGGATTGGGTTCGCCGGCGCTCGACCGGCTGGTGCATTTGAACAACGTGTCCGATTTGTTTTTGGAGAACGATCCCGATTTCGAGATGGCGAATGATTACGCGAACCTGGTGAAGGTTTATCAGTTCTGGAATTTGCATTCGCTCATCAAGGGGCGGCTGGAGGATTTGCTCGATCATCCGCTGCTCGAAGTGATGGCGGTGAAGCGGCGAGTGGAGAACCCGATGGGCTTTGCATGGAGCCGCGACAATGTCACGGAACTCAGCCCGACGATCGGCTACGTGGACACCATCATCGGCAATAACAATTTGATCGTGCATCAATTACTTGAGGAAAAAGCGACGCCGTATCCGGTGTTGCTCACCTTGTTCCGGCGCACGAACGGCGTGGTGATCGTGAGTTTGCGCAGCCGAAATGGCGAGGCGTTGAAGATCGCGGAGAAATTGCAGGGCGGCGGTCACGCGAACGCCTGCGGCGCGACGCTGCCGAAGTCGGTGAGAAATATTCCCGACGCGCTGGTTTATTTGCGCGAGACGTTGAATCCGAAAAAGGATGAACGGTTGAATAGTCTGGAGAGTCTTTTTGATTCGATGGGGCGATAA